From the Lolium rigidum isolate FL_2022 chromosome 2, APGP_CSIRO_Lrig_0.1, whole genome shotgun sequence genome, one window contains:
- the LOC124691236 gene encoding uncharacterized protein LOC124691236 gives MLLLRSCVLTHLLSSHPAASPLHRLLSAAASPSSAFAVEQYLVDTCGLTRAQALKASTKLSHLKSPTNPDAVRACLAGLGLSSADIAALVDKDPEFLCAGVERNLAPTVVDLTGLGLSHSQIARLVSLAPAKIRRRSVVSRTHYYLSLFGSSQSFLHAIKRCPPLLSADLENAVKPNVAFLQGCGLGACDISNTCLARPSMLLTNPERLKAMVANAESLGVPRGSGMFRLLLRGGGLLSEENFAGRMENLKNTFRWSDAELITAVSKNPMVLKRSKETLESSSKLLIDEIGLEPAYVARRPSMLNYSLEGRIRPRYHVLKFLKGTGLLDRDRDYYSAFKVTEKVFVDKYICPHSEVAPHLVEDYAAACRGEVPTNFRFA, from the coding sequence ATGCTCCTCCTGCGAAGCTGCGTCCTCACCCATCTCCTCTCTTCTCACCCCGCCGCCTCTCCTCTCCACCGACTGCTCTCAGCGGCTGCCTCCCCAAGCTCTGCGTTCGCCGTCGAGCAGTACCTCGTCGACACCTGCGGCCTTACCCGAGCGCAAGCCCTCAAGGCCTCCACAAAGCTCTCCCACCTCAAGTCCCCCACTAATCCCGACGCTGTCCGTGCGTGCCTCGCCGGCCTCGGCCTCTCCAGCGCTGACATCGCCGCCCTCGTCGACAAGGATCCCGAGTTCCTCTGCGCCGGCGTGGAAAGAAACCTGGCACCCACCGTTGTCGACCTCACCGGCCTCGGTCTGTCCCATTCCCAGATTGCCCGCCTCGTCTCGCTCGCCCCCGCCAAAATCCGCCGCAGATCCGTCGTTTCCAGGACGCACTACTACctgtccttgttcggctcctcccaGAGCTTCCTCCACGCGATCAAGCGCTGCCCTCCACTCCTCTCGGCTGACCTCGAGAATGCAGTGAAGCCCAATGTCGCGTTCCTGCAGGGGTGCGGGCTAGGAGCTTGCGATATTTCCAACACGTGTCTCGCTAGGCCGAGCATGCTCCTCACCAACCCGGAGCGTCTCAAGGCGATGGTGGCCAATGCGGAAAGTCTAGGTGTGCCACGTGGCTCTGGAATGTTCAGGCTCCTGCTGCGTGGTGGCGGGCTTCTGAGCGAGGAGAATTTTGCAGGCAGAATGGAGAATTTGAAGAACACCTTCAGGTGGTCCGATGCTGAGCTCATCACCGCCGTGTCCAAGAATCCGATGGTGCTCAAGAGGTCTAAGGAGACGCTGGAGAGCAGCTCAAAGTTGCTCATCGATGAGATCGGGTTGGAACCGGCATACGTTGCTCGTCGGCCGTCAATGCTCAATTACAGCCTGGAGGGCCGGATCAGACCCCGGTACCACGTTTTGAAGTTTCTTAAGGGAACCGGATTGCTAGATCGTGACCGGGACTACTATTCTGCATTCAAGGTGACCGAGAAGGTATTCGTGGACAAGTACATATGCCCTCACAGTGAAGTTGCGCCGCACCTTGTTGAAGACTATGCCGCCGCTTGCAGAGGGGAAGTGCCAACTAATTTTAGATTTGCTTGA